The following coding sequences lie in one Tichowtungia aerotolerans genomic window:
- a CDS encoding efflux transporter outer membrane subunit has protein sequence MMKKMHSGLLLFAAAFAVFACSSCTILFGPDERETMMLPDEYRQAVDSAAVPNAWWTAFDDAQMTRLMERALGGNLTIEQAAARLRQAEAAVMKSGADRFPSLDATGDAQTRYTHTAGAGTSTADDFSLGLEVSRYEFDLWGRVASGHRAALAGLDASRFSLETAAMTISAETASAYFQWLYLNQRLAVLEKQLTVNRKMLSVVGKRFQTSSADALDVLQRRQQVIAAEAALPPVRASLAAAYNRLAILVGEPPQTDLALEAKALPALPERPDSGIPADLLARRPDLQREWALLAAADWNVSAARAARMPAIRLTGTLTTSNSDTDRLFDNWIGNLLAGLTMPLIDGGSLRADVARTRAAADEQLAAYREAVLGALGEVEDALSAETHQQEYVNTLGRQFEAAQQTATEAYRRYTRGLETYFEALAAETSRQNLEVSVLTAEYELLGDRIQLYRSLGGDWGAVLETVSQGENDER, from the coding sequence ATGATGAAAAAAATGCATTCCGGTTTATTACTTTTTGCGGCAGCGTTTGCGGTGTTCGCCTGTTCTTCGTGCACCATACTGTTCGGCCCGGATGAACGCGAAACCATGATGCTGCCAGATGAATATCGTCAGGCCGTCGACAGCGCGGCGGTTCCAAATGCATGGTGGACGGCGTTTGATGATGCACAGATGACCCGCTTGATGGAGCGGGCGCTCGGCGGGAACCTGACCATCGAGCAGGCTGCCGCCCGGTTGCGGCAGGCCGAAGCCGCTGTGATGAAAAGCGGTGCGGATCGTTTTCCGTCTCTGGATGCAACTGGTGATGCGCAAACGCGATATACCCATACAGCCGGTGCCGGAACGTCGACGGCGGACGATTTTTCACTGGGACTGGAAGTTTCCCGCTATGAGTTTGACCTGTGGGGGCGGGTGGCGTCCGGCCATCGTGCGGCATTGGCCGGTCTGGACGCCAGCCGGTTCAGCCTGGAAACCGCGGCCATGACGATCTCCGCCGAAACGGCATCGGCTTATTTCCAATGGCTGTACCTGAATCAGCGCCTGGCGGTTCTGGAAAAACAGCTGACGGTAAATCGTAAAATGCTTTCCGTGGTTGGAAAACGGTTCCAGACCTCCAGTGCGGATGCGCTGGATGTACTGCAGCGGCGTCAGCAGGTGATTGCGGCCGAGGCGGCGCTGCCGCCGGTGCGCGCTTCGTTGGCTGCCGCCTATAACCGGCTGGCTATTCTGGTCGGTGAGCCGCCGCAGACCGATCTGGCACTGGAAGCGAAAGCGCTGCCGGCTCTTCCTGAACGACCGGACTCGGGTATTCCGGCGGACCTTCTGGCCCGGCGCCCGGATCTTCAGAGAGAGTGGGCGCTGCTGGCTGCTGCCGATTGGAATGTAAGCGCGGCTCGCGCGGCCCGTATGCCTGCAATCCGGCTGACCGGCACCCTTACAACATCGAATTCCGACACGGATCGGCTTTTTGATAACTGGATTGGAAATCTGCTGGCCGGACTGACGATGCCGCTGATCGACGGCGGGTCCCTGCGTGCGGATGTTGCCAGAACCCGCGCCGCCGCAGATGAACAGCTGGCAGCCTATCGTGAAGCGGTGCTGGGTGCGCTCGGCGAAGTGGAGGATGCTCTTTCTGCGGAAACCCATCAGCAGGAGTATGTGAATACGCTGGGCCGACAGTTTGAGGCCGCACAGCAGACCGCCACAGAGGCATACCGTCGCTATACCCGCGGGCTGGAAACCTATTTTGAAGCTCTGGCGGCAGAGACGTCGCGCCAGAATCTGGAAGTGAGTGTGCTGACGGCGGAATACGAACTGCTGGGTGATCGAATTCAGTTGTACCGCTCGCTCGGCGGCGACTGGGGTGCGGTCCTCGAAACGGTTTCCCAAGGAGAAAATGATGAACGATAG
- a CDS encoding TetR/AcrR family transcriptional regulator: MTRERKKQQKRDAILKAAHAEFTARRFDEVKLDDIAARAGVGKGTLYLYFENKEDLFVQMAIDGVAEMSERMREIAAMNISFHERFLCFGREVAVFIERRSVMFRLMNQTGSEIIQKAFMQQHKQLVRAARSLIQAGIDERALRDDFTVADLHCSLIGPLLFRSRLNRFNHDNIEVESLLELFWSAAAVRR; the protein is encoded by the coding sequence ATGACCCGGGAACGAAAAAAACAGCAGAAGCGCGATGCAATCCTGAAGGCGGCTCACGCGGAGTTCACGGCGCGGCGTTTTGATGAAGTAAAACTGGATGATATTGCGGCACGGGCCGGAGTCGGCAAAGGGACTTTGTATCTCTACTTTGAAAACAAAGAAGACCTGTTTGTTCAAATGGCAATTGATGGCGTCGCAGAGATGTCAGAGCGCATGCGGGAGATCGCAGCGATGAACATTTCTTTCCACGAACGGTTTCTGTGTTTCGGGCGGGAGGTCGCCGTATTTATTGAAAGACGTTCTGTCATGTTCCGACTGATGAACCAGACCGGTTCGGAAATAATTCAAAAAGCATTTATGCAGCAGCACAAACAGCTGGTCCGCGCGGCGCGCAGCCTGATTCAGGCTGGAATCGATGAGAGGGCTTTGCGGGATGATTTTACGGTGGCAGATCTGCACTGCAGCCTGATTGGGCCTCTTCTTTTCCGATCCCGGCTTAACCGGTTTAATCATGACAACATCGAAGTGGAATCGCTGCTTGAGCTGTTCTGGTCCGCAGCTGCTGTACGGAGATAG
- a CDS encoding type II secretion system protein GspD: MKNQTTIAAILLAAACFTQAEESVAGIADNLASTSPATEPAASEAVQQKQTELTPAQIEKLSDESMRLYAEGDYLQAAAGFEKILETMPAHALSRYFLSRINARLRRNAEDDAIQTVEQAWNGMILRNYPLTDETIQKLKLSDADEAVDVSSLFEPLVFEDGAYAVYRPKLKKIVVCNTKDTIEELEQLLAALEAPLDGRKGQIEIETRFIEFAEGALEELGFEWSDVQDSSAQSLADDWSVKDGESLFAGALRTTGDAGVFDKPGALGLGVDGESGDWTASRLVDGFNDQAGELKITGDIGNDLDLLVRAIDQTSGADVLSAPRVVTRSGQSALIQVGQRHYFPEVFEVGASGGTIVYADYQDFEESLMGVELEVKPKLIESDLIEMDLNPVVKDLVGWRNYEVAPADSSYTWYQYRIGMTYEHDAIRARLPIFRQREIKTRVTIKDGSTIGMGGLISEKTESFSDRVPVLGSVPLIGRLFRSEGERSVKRNLMILVSARKVMPNGRLVQSAP; this comes from the coding sequence ATGAAAAATCAAACCACAATCGCAGCAATCCTCTTGGCTGCCGCCTGCTTCACGCAGGCTGAAGAGTCTGTTGCGGGCATTGCTGACAATTTGGCTTCGACAAGCCCTGCGACCGAGCCGGCAGCGTCTGAGGCTGTTCAGCAGAAACAGACTGAGCTGACACCGGCACAAATTGAAAAGCTGTCCGATGAAAGTATGCGCCTGTATGCCGAAGGGGATTACCTTCAGGCGGCTGCCGGGTTCGAAAAGATTCTCGAAACCATGCCGGCGCATGCGCTGTCGCGCTATTTTTTGAGCCGTATTAACGCCCGGCTTCGGCGCAATGCTGAAGACGATGCGATCCAAACAGTGGAGCAGGCCTGGAACGGAATGATCCTGCGCAACTATCCGCTGACGGATGAGACGATTCAGAAGCTGAAACTGTCGGATGCCGATGAGGCGGTAGATGTTTCCAGTCTGTTTGAGCCGCTTGTCTTTGAGGATGGAGCTTATGCGGTCTACCGTCCGAAGCTGAAAAAGATTGTTGTCTGCAACACCAAAGATACGATTGAAGAGCTGGAGCAGCTTCTGGCGGCCCTCGAGGCGCCGCTGGATGGCCGCAAAGGACAGATCGAAATCGAAACCCGGTTTATTGAATTCGCCGAAGGCGCGCTCGAAGAGCTGGGTTTTGAGTGGTCCGACGTGCAGGACTCTTCTGCCCAGTCGCTGGCGGATGACTGGAGCGTCAAAGACGGAGAATCCCTTTTTGCCGGAGCTCTGCGCACCACCGGTGACGCCGGCGTGTTTGACAAGCCCGGGGCCTTAGGTCTTGGAGTTGACGGCGAGAGCGGTGACTGGACTGCGAGCCGCTTGGTTGACGGCTTTAATGATCAGGCTGGGGAACTTAAGATTACTGGTGATATTGGTAACGATCTGGATCTGCTGGTTCGTGCCATTGATCAGACTTCCGGAGCGGATGTTTTGTCGGCTCCCCGAGTGGTGACCCGTTCCGGGCAGTCTGCGTTGATCCAGGTGGGACAGCGGCACTATTTCCCGGAAGTCTTTGAAGTGGGTGCCAGCGGCGGGACGATCGTGTATGCCGATTATCAGGATTTTGAGGAGTCTCTGATGGGGGTTGAGCTGGAGGTTAAACCGAAGCTGATCGAAAGTGATTTGATCGAAATGGATCTCAATCCGGTTGTTAAAGATCTGGTCGGATGGCGCAATTATGAAGTGGCTCCGGCTGATTCGTCCTACACGTGGTATCAGTATCGCATTGGGATGACGTATGAGCATGACGCGATTCGTGCGCGCCTGCCGATTTTCCGTCAGCGTGAAATCAAAACACGTGTGACCATCAAGGACGGCAGCACGATTGGCATGGGCGGATTAATCAGCGAGAAAACGGAAAGCTTTAGCGATCGGGTTCCGGTTTTAGGAAGTGTTCCCTTGATTGGCCGGTTATTCCGGTCCGAAGGCGAGCGCAGCGTGAAGCGCAATTTGATGATTCTTGTTTCGGCCCGCAAGGTGATGCCGAATGGGAGGCTTGTTCAGAGTGCTCCCTGA
- a CDS encoding type II secretion system protein GspD — MKRCIGELIIAGAMAGGLASAEVVIASSTGVSDESDVVLEKAVDSLREAPVDTVRAVGDTVDFAADELRNTIHGAAAPFRQNVRETVRANLLMEVEQAWNATDKIQMKTFSVKEDVAKELLAGSNPGQAKIDVRSFFKTIDFPEECAADFWPDFNRLIVRQTAAGMLQVVDVLAEHHDVTDYRQVEIETRFVEVEQKVLNELGFSWNFNEAWQVSGDWLADLPNQTLGGTLRTAASALDAGSAGSMTLTKDGWLPLDLVISALEQSGGADVLSAPSVTTQDGEMAEIWVGDQEMMPTAFQVGQKESSLYVEFDDWERQNLGVYLKVTPEVLDDGLINLDLQPEVIDLIGFDDYQITPGNAEMMVWAGRAAPDMKVQGRFPILNMPGVIDTAWNNMFSTLGGEDPNEESFTSGPKYYDQGRAVTMDEYGVPVPQLNGSLPVFRVRKLESNLTVADGSTVGMGGLIYEKLETYKDKVPVLGSIPFVGRLFRSEGERSVKRNLMIFATATQVDVNGRRSSQID; from the coding sequence ATGAAAAGGTGCATAGGTGAGCTTATCATTGCGGGCGCAATGGCTGGCGGGTTGGCTTCCGCCGAAGTGGTGATTGCTTCGTCGACCGGCGTGTCGGATGAGAGTGATGTGGTTCTTGAAAAAGCCGTCGACTCGCTTCGGGAAGCCCCCGTTGATACTGTTCGGGCGGTTGGGGATACAGTGGATTTTGCGGCGGATGAGCTTCGCAACACGATCCATGGTGCGGCGGCGCCATTCCGCCAGAATGTCCGGGAGACAGTTCGGGCCAACCTGCTGATGGAGGTTGAGCAGGCCTGGAATGCAACGGATAAAATCCAGATGAAAACGTTTTCTGTGAAAGAAGATGTGGCTAAGGAGTTGCTCGCCGGATCCAATCCGGGGCAGGCGAAAATTGATGTACGTTCGTTCTTCAAGACGATCGACTTTCCTGAAGAGTGCGCGGCTGATTTCTGGCCCGATTTTAATCGACTGATCGTTCGTCAAACCGCCGCCGGAATGCTTCAGGTGGTCGATGTGCTCGCTGAACATCACGACGTGACCGATTATCGTCAGGTCGAGATTGAAACCCGTTTCGTAGAAGTGGAGCAGAAGGTGCTGAATGAGCTTGGTTTCAGCTGGAACTTTAATGAGGCGTGGCAGGTCTCCGGGGACTGGCTGGCAGACTTGCCGAACCAGACACTGGGCGGAACGCTGCGCACAGCGGCCAGCGCGCTGGATGCCGGCAGTGCCGGCAGCATGACGCTGACCAAAGACGGATGGCTTCCACTCGATCTGGTGATCAGTGCTCTGGAGCAGTCCGGCGGGGCCGATGTCCTGTCGGCGCCCAGCGTCACGACCCAGGACGGCGAAATGGCGGAAATCTGGGTGGGGGATCAGGAAATGATGCCGACCGCTTTTCAGGTAGGCCAGAAGGAGAGCAGTCTCTATGTAGAGTTTGATGACTGGGAAAGACAGAATCTCGGTGTTTACTTGAAGGTGACGCCGGAAGTGCTCGACGACGGCCTCATTAACCTGGACCTTCAGCCGGAAGTGATTGATTTGATCGGGTTTGATGATTATCAGATCACGCCGGGCAATGCCGAGATGATGGTTTGGGCGGGCCGCGCCGCGCCGGATATGAAGGTTCAGGGACGCTTCCCGATCCTCAATATGCCCGGAGTGATAGACACTGCCTGGAACAACATGTTCTCTACCCTTGGTGGCGAGGATCCCAACGAAGAGAGCTTCACCAGCGGTCCGAAGTATTACGATCAGGGTCGAGCCGTGACAATGGATGAATACGGCGTTCCGGTTCCGCAGTTGAATGGTTCGCTGCCGGTATTCCGGGTTCGCAAGCTGGAAAGCAACCTGACGGTTGCCGATGGCAGTACGGTCGGCATGGGCGGGCTGATTTATGAAAAGCTCGAAACCTACAAAGATAAGGTTCCAGTGCTGGGGTCCATTCCGTTCGTCGGACGCCTGTTTCGCTCAGAAGGCGAGCGCAGCGTGAAGCGCAACCTGATGATTTTTGCAACCGCAACTCAGGTGGATGTAAATGGACGCCGTTCATCCCAAATTGACTAA
- a CDS encoding sulfatase family protein, whose amino-acid sequence MKRPNILFIMSDDHASNAISSYGSRFADIAPTPNIDRIGNEGVRLENCYCTNSICTPSRATIITGQYSHTNGVKTLCDFLTTDTPTLPELLQESGYSTALFGKWHVGAHPKGFDQWAVLPGQGFYNDPSFIFPDEESAPEGTIVDEITDDLFSYPNERKEHGGFGVMTRLPGYVTELTTDMSLDWLNDSRDPDKPFFLCCHHKAPHDFFEYHHKYENLFDGIELPEPETLFEDDDTLNEISRKYGSTVSDRCPEVSMLKRLQQENYPNGGPVDFEGLDFKARTRKAYQKYMKDYLRTVRSIDDNVGRLLDWLDESGEAENTIVIYTSDQGMMLGEHDKIDKRWIFNESQQMPFLMRYPAEIKAGQVCHDMVDNVDFAPTLLNYAGLEAPEFMQGRNACSVLEGNAPADWRQSVYYRYWMHMAHHWIPAHYGLRTPDHMLVFFYGMVLDASGCFHPDCQKNTDPGFELYDLKKDPFETTNVYDDPAYLDIREELKQQLQQMKQDVGDTDERYPELASLWEKMS is encoded by the coding sequence ATGAAAAGACCCAACATTCTGTTTATTATGTCGGATGATCACGCCAGCAACGCGATCAGCTCATACGGCTCCCGCTTTGCGGACATTGCGCCCACCCCGAATATTGACCGGATCGGCAACGAAGGCGTCCGTCTGGAAAACTGCTACTGCACGAACTCCATCTGCACCCCCAGCCGGGCTACGATTATTACAGGACAGTACAGCCATACCAACGGCGTTAAAACCCTCTGCGATTTTCTCACCACAGATACACCCACCCTACCGGAGCTTCTCCAGGAATCGGGATACAGCACCGCACTGTTCGGCAAATGGCATGTCGGTGCGCATCCGAAGGGCTTCGATCAATGGGCCGTTCTGCCCGGACAAGGGTTCTATAATGATCCCTCTTTCATTTTTCCCGATGAAGAGTCCGCTCCCGAGGGAACCATTGTGGATGAAATTACAGACGATCTGTTTTCATACCCCAACGAGCGCAAAGAACACGGCGGTTTCGGCGTCATGACCCGCCTGCCGGGATATGTAACAGAGTTGACTACCGACATGTCACTGGACTGGCTGAATGACTCGCGGGACCCCGACAAACCGTTCTTCCTCTGCTGCCACCACAAAGCGCCGCACGACTTCTTTGAATACCACCACAAATACGAAAACCTCTTTGACGGTATTGAACTCCCCGAGCCGGAGACGCTTTTTGAAGATGACGACACGCTGAATGAAATTTCACGGAAGTACGGCAGCACGGTTTCCGACCGCTGCCCGGAAGTCAGCATGCTGAAACGCCTGCAGCAGGAAAACTATCCAAATGGCGGACCGGTTGATTTTGAGGGGCTCGATTTCAAAGCCCGCACCCGCAAAGCGTATCAGAAGTATATGAAGGATTATCTGCGGACTGTGCGCTCCATCGACGACAACGTCGGACGTCTGCTTGACTGGCTGGACGAATCCGGCGAAGCAGAAAACACGATTGTGATCTATACGTCGGACCAGGGAATGATGCTCGGCGAGCACGACAAGATCGACAAACGCTGGATCTTCAACGAATCGCAGCAGATGCCATTTTTAATGCGCTACCCGGCCGAAATTAAAGCCGGCCAGGTCTGTCACGACATGGTCGACAACGTCGACTTTGCTCCGACCCTTCTGAACTACGCCGGGCTGGAAGCCCCGGAGTTCATGCAGGGACGAAATGCCTGCAGCGTTCTGGAAGGGAACGCCCCGGCGGACTGGCGGCAAAGCGTTTATTACCGTTACTGGATGCACATGGCGCATCACTGGATTCCGGCGCATTACGGCCTGCGTACGCCGGATCACATGCTTGTGTTCTTCTATGGAATGGTGCTCGATGCGTCGGGATGCTTCCACCCGGACTGCCAGAAGAATACAGATCCGGGATTTGAGCTGTACGATCTGAAAAAGGATCCGTTTGAGACGACCAATGTCTATGACGACCCAGCCTACCTCGATATCCGCGAGGAGCTGAAACAACAATTGCAACAAATGAAACAGGATGTCGGCGATACGGATGAACGTTATCCGGAACTGGCCTCCCTTTGGGAAAAAATGAGCTAA
- the pgmB gene encoding beta-phosphoglucomutase yields MNNLQTIRAALFDLDGVVCFTDHYHYLAWKEMADAQGWDFNETINHQLRGIPREASLEVILNHNGVTLDPQKKQELAHLKNERYKELLQQIDSDALYPGIVEFITALRERGVKIALGSSSKNAGAILDKLSLTVLFDAVVTGNDIEKPKPDPEIFLKGAELLGIHPFNCVVFEDAESGVEAGLQGGMKVVGVGTPATLPNAPTVVRDYQKDIDLDTLLQIGKPARISAHPWEVVEDTFVPGKAGYWESIFALSNGVLGLRGAIEENSPNATEQPGMFINGIYAFSSPKGYPNRPDGTPPKSQVMLNLCDWRPIDLFIGGEKVDVLSEHCSEHNRTLNMKTGILTRSFVWNGEEGAVRVTLRRLVSMTRRHNAAIELTLEALDRPLNVSIESRVFGKSITGQFGLDGTTLQNAEIDKDAATLQFKTLNSGLSYSASFSHSDSCSKNHAWTQNDADLCYQADLSLTPGTPYRLEKHAAFVSCMDEGDPAEDVRQASADGFETLAAEQTEYWRRVWEQCDVKIEGSVEDQQAIRYNIFQLHQNHPMDMQRSISATGVTGANYMGWIFWDTEMFMAPLFTYTAPERTRALLAFRYGQLDGARRIAKNLGRRGALWPWSTINGDESNADPYVSTAQYHIVADVAHALHRYWQATGDDDFLFAQGAEMLFETCRLIASIGCFVPNKGNRYCINTVCGPDEYNFPVNNNCYTNLMFKWQLEFAQSVLNRMAQHCPERLAELQKAIGLTEEETAEWKTIAEQMYVPTSETLGIYKQDDQYLDKYPVDMSTLPRNYEFKKDVYLLSLLQMQVSKQADVVQMLFTLSERFTPEQKKANYDFYEPRTTHASSLSPCVHGITAAEIGYTEEALNYWKQSVLMDLDDCKNNTSSGIHLACSGGAWMMLMFGFLGMRTEENRIQFSPRIPKEWDGIETSLIYQGTRFNIKVTPDQTDVTWTAGPALQIQIRDTQKNLSSSEKIFSLAH; encoded by the coding sequence ATGAACAATTTACAAACCATTCGCGCAGCACTGTTCGATCTGGACGGCGTTGTCTGTTTTACCGATCACTACCACTATCTGGCGTGGAAAGAAATGGCCGATGCCCAGGGGTGGGACTTCAACGAAACGATCAACCATCAGCTGAGGGGCATCCCCCGCGAGGCATCCCTGGAGGTGATCCTGAATCACAACGGCGTTACACTGGATCCTCAGAAAAAGCAGGAGCTGGCGCACCTGAAAAATGAGCGGTACAAAGAACTGCTTCAGCAAATCGATTCCGACGCGCTGTATCCGGGAATTGTTGAGTTCATCACCGCGCTGCGCGAACGGGGCGTAAAAATCGCACTCGGCTCGTCCAGCAAGAATGCCGGAGCCATTCTCGACAAGCTCAGCCTGACCGTGCTGTTTGACGCTGTTGTAACCGGCAACGACATTGAAAAGCCGAAACCGGATCCGGAAATCTTTTTAAAAGGAGCGGAACTGCTGGGCATCCACCCGTTCAACTGCGTGGTTTTTGAGGATGCCGAAAGCGGTGTTGAGGCGGGCCTGCAGGGCGGCATGAAGGTGGTTGGGGTCGGCACGCCGGCCACCCTGCCCAATGCTCCCACTGTTGTCCGTGACTATCAGAAGGACATCGATCTGGACACGCTGCTGCAGATCGGAAAACCCGCGCGCATCAGCGCCCATCCCTGGGAGGTTGTTGAGGACACGTTTGTTCCCGGAAAGGCCGGATACTGGGAAAGCATTTTTGCGCTCAGCAACGGAGTTCTCGGCCTGCGCGGTGCGATCGAGGAAAACTCTCCAAACGCAACAGAGCAGCCGGGAATGTTCATCAACGGGATCTATGCGTTCTCCTCACCGAAGGGCTACCCCAACCGGCCGGACGGCACTCCGCCGAAAAGCCAGGTGATGCTGAACCTCTGCGACTGGCGGCCGATCGACCTGTTTATCGGCGGCGAAAAAGTCGACGTGCTTTCCGAGCACTGCAGCGAACACAACCGCACCCTGAACATGAAGACCGGCATTCTGACACGCTCCTTCGTCTGGAACGGAGAAGAAGGAGCTGTACGGGTCACACTCCGCAGGCTGGTTTCCATGACACGCCGCCACAATGCCGCCATTGAATTGACGCTGGAAGCGCTCGACCGCCCCCTGAATGTATCCATTGAGTCCAGAGTTTTCGGGAAAAGCATCACGGGTCAGTTCGGTCTGGACGGAACCACGCTGCAGAATGCAGAGATTGATAAAGATGCCGCCACCCTGCAGTTCAAGACCCTCAACTCCGGCCTCAGCTATTCCGCATCGTTCAGCCATTCGGACTCCTGTTCAAAAAACCATGCGTGGACACAAAACGACGCCGACCTGTGTTATCAAGCCGACCTCTCCCTGACTCCCGGCACGCCGTACCGTCTCGAAAAGCATGCGGCATTTGTCTCCTGCATGGATGAAGGAGATCCGGCAGAGGATGTCCGGCAGGCATCCGCAGACGGGTTCGAAACACTTGCCGCGGAGCAGACCGAATACTGGCGGCGGGTTTGGGAACAGTGCGATGTGAAAATCGAGGGATCCGTCGAAGACCAGCAGGCCATCCGGTATAATATTTTTCAGCTGCACCAAAACCACCCGATGGACATGCAGCGGTCGATTTCCGCCACAGGCGTCACCGGAGCCAACTATATGGGCTGGATCTTCTGGGACACCGAAATGTTCATGGCACCGCTTTTCACCTACACGGCCCCGGAACGCACGCGCGCCCTGCTGGCATTCCGCTACGGCCAGCTGGATGGCGCCCGCCGGATCGCAAAAAATCTCGGCCGCCGAGGAGCCCTGTGGCCCTGGTCCACCATCAATGGCGACGAATCCAACGCAGACCCGTATGTTTCGACAGCTCAATATCACATTGTGGCAGATGTCGCCCATGCCCTGCACCGCTACTGGCAGGCGACGGGCGACGACGACTTTCTCTTTGCGCAGGGCGCGGAAATGCTTTTTGAGACATGCCGCCTCATCGCAAGCATTGGATGCTTCGTGCCGAACAAAGGCAATCGCTACTGCATCAATACGGTTTGCGGACCGGACGAATACAACTTTCCGGTCAACAACAACTGCTACACCAACCTGATGTTTAAATGGCAGCTGGAATTCGCCCAGTCCGTGCTGAACCGGATGGCACAACACTGCCCGGAACGCCTGGCGGAACTCCAGAAAGCCATCGGGCTGACAGAGGAAGAAACCGCTGAATGGAAAACGATTGCCGAGCAGATGTATGTACCGACCAGCGAAACGCTGGGAATCTACAAACAGGACGACCAGTATCTGGACAAATATCCGGTCGACATGAGCACCCTGCCCCGCAACTATGAATTCAAAAAGGATGTCTACCTGCTTTCGCTGCTGCAGATGCAGGTCAGCAAGCAGGCCGATGTCGTTCAGATGCTCTTTACGCTCTCCGAGCGCTTCACCCCGGAGCAGAAAAAGGCAAACTACGATTTCTACGAGCCCCGCACAACCCACGCGTCGAGCCTCTCGCCCTGCGTTCACGGCATCACCGCGGCTGAAATCGGCTATACTGAAGAGGCCCTGAACTACTGGAAACAGAGTGTGCTCATGGACCTCGACGACTGCAAAAACAACACCTCTTCCGGCATCCACCTGGCCTGCTCCGGCGGAGCCTGGATGATGCTGATGTTCGGATTCCTCGGCATGCGAACGGAAGAAAACCGCATTCAATTTTCGCCGCGAATTCCGAAGGAATGGGACGGAATAGAAACAAGCCTTATCTATCAAGGCACCCGGTTCAATATCAAGGTCACCCCCGACCAAACCGATGTCACTTGGACTGCGGGGCCGGCTCTCCAGATTCAGATTAGAGACACTCAAAAAAACCTGTCCAGCAGCGAAAAGATTTTCTCACTTGCACACTAA